The genome window CACGATGCTCCTTCACTTCCGCAGGTACTGGCGCAGGAGGAGGACCTGATTGGGCGTAGGTGGGGGAAGCGGCGTTCACGGTGGCGAACGCAAGGAGCGTGAACGCTGATGACCGGAGGCGGGAAACGACGCGGTTCATGACAGGTGGCGATGGGTTGATGATTGCGACTTGCTGTTAACGAATGGAGAAACAAATCAGGCGGCTTTCCTGGCCCGCCGTGGAGTACGGACCGGTGTTGATTTCACCGTCTTTGTGTTGCGGACACGGTCGAGGTTGCCAATCACCACGGAGAGCAACCGCCGCAGCTCCATGGCCTCGGCGTGGCTCAGGCCTTCCTCCAAAGTGCGCACGGACTGTTCATGGCGGCACCGCAGACCGTTCTCCAGCTTGAGGCCAAACTTGGTGAGCCGCAGCTTCATGGCCCGCCCATCTTCAGCACATGGCCGGCGCTCGATCACACCATCTCGCTCCAGTCCATCCAGCAGGCCCGTGACGGTCGGCTTCGGCATGCCAAGGCGCATGGCCAAATCCGTGGCCGTGCAGCCCTCATTCTCCAGCAGGGCAAAGTATACACTGCCCGCACCAGGCCGGAAGTGGGGCAGTTCCCCTGCATCCTCGCCCCGCAGCCGATCCACCAGCGCCACAAACCCATGGTACATCCGTGCCAGATGGATGGGCAGACTCTCGAGGATGGCCTCGTGCTCCCTGGATTCAGCCACTCCCTGGGTGGACGAGCTAAATTGGTTCGACATCGAACTACTTGAACCGTGATGATTCGTTCCGGTTTCGAAAAAAGTTCGCAGCAACCAGACAAACCCCGGCCCCTCATGCGTCTTGGCAATCAAACCCGACTGCCGCATCATTCTTGTGACGACTGCCATGACTGACCACGAACTGGAGCGCCTCTATGACTCCCATGCCGGAGGCTTGTTCCATTATCTGGTCACCTTTACCAGGACCGAGGCGGATGCGCGGGACCTGCTGCAGGAGCTTTTCATCAAGCTGGCACGCGGTGCCGCAAAGGAGGGGGTGCAGAGCGAGAAGGCCTGGCTGTATCGCCTTGCCCACAATCTCGCGGTGGACTGGCTGAGGCGGCGGAAGGTGCGCTGGGACGCGGAGGAGAAGCTGCTCCAGGAAATGGAATCAGGGCATCACCCCGTCACGGATCCTGATTCCGTGATACTGGCGAACCATTTCGCGGAAGCCATGAAGTCCCTGCCGGATGAGCAGCGCGTGGTCATGCAACTCAAACTCTGGGAGGGCATGACCTTTGAAGAAATTGCGGAGGCACAGGGCATTCCGCTGAATACGGCCGCGAGTCGCTACCGCTACGGACTGGAGAAACTGCGGATCGTGCTGCGTCCGCTCTACGAGGAACTGACATGAACGACGACGCTTTTGAGAAGAAACTCGAGTCGCTGGCAGGAGCTCTGCCGCGGCCCGACCCTACACCGCAATGGAAGGCGGACATCCTGGCCCGTGCCCGGCGTGAAGCGAATGCCGATGTCGGTTCGGCCACGACGACGTCCGCACCTGCCCACCGCCGCCTGCCCCCGCGCTGGC of Roseimicrobium gellanilyticum contains these proteins:
- a CDS encoding MarR family winged helix-turn-helix transcriptional regulator, which gives rise to MSNQFSSSTQGVAESREHEAILESLPIHLARMYHGFVALVDRLRGEDAGELPHFRPGAGSVYFALLENEGCTATDLAMRLGMPKPTVTGLLDGLERDGVIERRPCAEDGRAMKLRLTKFGLKLENGLRCRHEQSVRTLEEGLSHAEAMELRRLLSVVIGNLDRVRNTKTVKSTPVRTPRRARKAA
- a CDS encoding RNA polymerase sigma factor, producing the protein MAIKPDCRIILVTTAMTDHELERLYDSHAGGLFHYLVTFTRTEADARDLLQELFIKLARGAAKEGVQSEKAWLYRLAHNLAVDWLRRRKVRWDAEEKLLQEMESGHHPVTDPDSVILANHFAEAMKSLPDEQRVVMQLKLWEGMTFEEIAEAQGIPLNTAASRYRYGLEKLRIVLRPLYEELT